TAGGAATTCGAAACTGGGAATGTGTGGTTCTTCCTCCAGGCATGAGTGTAGCAGCAATGCCAGATGAGGCTACGGGTAGTACTATTAATCCCAGGGACCGTAACTTATAAATTAACATCTTCCAAACAAAAGTTTTTCCACAACCACCACTACCATACACAAAATAAACACCTCCGGCTTTTGACTGCACCGATTGTAGAACATTGTTATACACTTCTAGTTGCTCAGCATTACAATGAACAAACAACTGCTCAAAGTTCTGTTTCATTTCTTCAAGATTATAACTCATTTATTCAACCACTAAATTATTAATACCACTTTGTAGATACATAGAGGGAGGCTACGGAAGTTGTTTGAACTGTGCTAATGATCTTCCAATAGACTTCAACAATTTATCGATTTCTacaaatttttaataaaattaaaaaaaattaagtcAAGCTGTTTGATTTGTTCCGTAAGAACTTTATTAAGTAGAAATGGTATGAATTATAAAGGCATGAAAAATTACCAACTAATGCATAATATTGTAGTTGCATGTCAGAGAAAACAGTAGAGGTAGATGTCATCACGACTTGTCTTTTACGCAACAGATCATCAACCATATGTTTCCAGTGCTGCTCCCATAACTTTTTTAAGTTTGTAACTTGACAGTTAACAATTATATGCACAAAAAGCTGCCTTTTTTATTACGGAAAACTACCATTTGAACAATCTTTCAGGACTGAGTGCCACTCATTATCATCATCGAGTAAACCTAATTGTTTACATGCCTCCTTAAAAGTTCTGCAGCATACACCATTGACGGTTTTCAAAGCATCAAAAGAAGTAGGACCACGAACGTTTGGGAGCAAAAGACGAAGGTACCATAACTCTCCTGCATTGTGGTGCGTATAAAGCAGTCTACCAATTTGATTTCCTTTCTTGCGCATGGTCCATATCCTATCAGTCTCATTCCAAACATAGTACTGTGGAATTTCATCGTATGTAAACTGTTTAGAATACATGTCATTTTGATTGAGACGAAAAAAAGCCTCAAGCTGGCTTTGTTTATACTGCTCTCTTCTTACAACTTTTTCCAAGTTATCTTTCTCGGTAAAGGTACAGCTCCTCTCCCCAGGTAAGTGAAAAGATAATCTTAAAACAGATATTGAACGATAGTGGATTGGAAAACTGAAAATCCGGTAAGCAGCTTCAGATGCACATATGTACCGACCATCAAAATAGGAACTAATCTCATCAACACTTTCCTCTTGGTTGGTAGACTCCCTCCTCTGACTGGATATCTCAACGGTTGCACGATCATGGCCTTTCAAGCAATATTTAAATAAGTACTTCAAACTTCTTGCATGACAACAGATCTCTACATTCATGTGGAAATTATATTTTACCAATAAATCTCTATTATAAGGCAAAACCCATTGATTGTCAAGTACACAAGTGCCTTTCATTACACTTAATCCAGTATTTCGACGCTTATAAATGGGAAAGCCAGACTGATCAAAGTATGTCTCTCTACAATACCTGCATTTCACTTTAGATAATTAGTAACAATTATTTTTCAGAATCTAATATATGGTAGTTGTTGAAGATATTAACTTACTTTTTCGGAAAGTGTTTTGTACACTTCCCATCCTTCATGCAAGGTGATTTTGTATTCTACAGGCCACAAGGACCATGAATCATCAAGTTTCTTACCGCATCGTAAGCAACTGGATCTGTAATGGGATCTGGAATTTCAGCTGTCACATACTTATCTACATTGGCAGTGAGGTTTCTCTTTGAATCACCATCTAGCCATATTAACATATGCACATGTGGGAGACCAAGCTTCTGAAACTCCACAACGTACATCACTGCATAAAAAATGATTTAGACGGAAAAAAGTAATGTTATGGAATAATTCAATGTAGAAAAGGAAAATTATAAATCTAGTATTCATTTTCTTACCTCCTATGCAATTACCAAAAAAAAATTTAGTCTTATATCTTCTATTAACTGCTCAAGTTTGAGATGGAAAACACGGGCTATTATATCCGGAGAATCATGAGCTGAACATCCAGGTAAAGAATTCATCATTTCTTTTATCTCTGTCCATTGAGAATTACAGGTCATAGTAGGGAAAATATCTGGATGACCAACAACTCGGCAAACTGCAAGAGCATCTTGAAAGTTCTGTTGCATATAACGTTTAGACCCAAGGAAATTAGCACGCAGTACAAATCCTTTACCAACATTTGTTGCATCAGTCCATCCATTAACAACTTTCTTTGCCAATGTGCTGTACAAATCACTCCTTAAATTTGTCTGGTGAGTACGCAACCACCACAATCGGGCCTGCTCTATACAGGAAAAGGCATTAACTACATATTGTTGGTAGAGTCGGCCAGCTAGACGAACATGGAGTCCTGTCAGGCCAATAGAAGTAGGTGTTAAATAGTTAAATTTATTGAGCAAAAAATTAAGTACAGTTGGGACAAAGTATTATTCGGACCTTCATTTTTCCGGACCTGTAATCGATAGGAGTAGTATTCTTTCATGGTGATTCTCTTGCGTTTCTTTTTGGTTTGTGTCTCAGAATCAACATACGTAATTTCATCATGGTAACCATCCTCACCAAAGGGAAATAGTATTGGATATTGTAAGGCCATTAGTAATGGATGAACAGATGATATCCATTCAAGCTTCTTTTCAGATTTCTCCATTATAATGTCCCTCTCATTTTAATTTGGCTTCTTCTCTGCAATAATATCTCTTTCACCAATTATGGTATCAATATCACCAACCATTATGCAAGCAACTTCATCTGATGGTCCAATAATATTCTCACACCCACTCTCCGAGCGGGAAACCTTCAATTTAATTTTTAAATCTCTAATGGACTGTTCTTTGAACCGATCACGGGCATAACAAAATTTTTTAACCAACTGATTTGTTTCATCTAACATTGAAATCAAGCCTTCAACTATCTCACTATCAACAGCCTCACCATCATCAACTTGTACCCATTTCATGCGGTTCTCCACTTCATGTTCAGTATCATAGATGTAGAGCAAACAGAACTTGGGATCATCTCCTTCATTCGGAATTAGAGACCCAAAGACATGATGGTTCTGTCCATTAAGCCGATACACGTATGGTGCTCTACCCCTGTCAATGGAATGGTCCACCTTACCACCCATAGATGTAAAGGAAAACATAGCATTGTATAAACGGATATTTCTCAAGAATGAATTCCTTTTCCTAGGATCATCATACAAATGCTTCAAGTAATTAGGTGTGGGGTTTGTAGGCGGGAGTTTTATTTGCCCTTGAGAACAACAAACACTAAACTTTGGAGTTCCCTTCTTAACTTGTTTATTGGCCCTCTCCTCCTTCCACATTATGGCATTACACTTCATACAATATTCAGTGGGAGGGCCCAAAGAAGCATAACCCTTGGGAACTGTAAATATAGAGGTAGTTAAAACCACTTAAATCTATATATTTTTGAAATAAGGAAGATAGTTTAGAGAATCACCAGAATCATGGTTAGGCAGTTGTTCTTCATCTATTAAACACTCGTTATCTTCAATGTCATTGTCTGTTCAAATAATATGTAGAGTAATGTAGCAATAAAGGGGTGAAATAATATAATCATATAAACAATTTATTCTATAAATTGTACCATCATGCCAAAACAAATCAGCTTCATCAGATTGTAGTTCAGGTATCATCGACGTCTCTACAAAATAGTATAATCTCCATCTAGTTAAATAATACGTGCGACTGAGGTTTGTTAAAGAAGATGTATTAAAGAACCTGGAAATTCATAGTCAGCTTGGGAATTGTCATCAGCAAATAAACGAATGGGCGAAACATGCATTTGATATTTTTCACCCCTAACATTGCCTTCTTTTAGATTGTGCAAAATAGATGCACCTGAAAATTTATAACTACATATAAAGTACTAACTACAAATTCAGGTTATTAATTTACACAGAAAATATATAGGGTAACATACGACTGGCAGTGGACGTGGTTTTGCGCATGCGTGAATTTTTTGCAGATCCAGGTGTGGAATTAGAGTAATCTGTAGAAGCAATATATTCAAAAATAGCAATTAAAAGTTTTTAAGATCATTTACATATAGCGGTAAGGTGGTAACAAATAACATACCAGACTCATTCATCGTAGTTGGGCAAAAATTTTCAGTTTCGGGTGTGCTTAATGTTACATTAGTCGCTGTAACGGATGAACTGTTAACACTTGGGAAGGACACACCTAATTCAAAATAGAAATGTAAAAGTATATTTAACACAAATGTAAAAGTATATTTAGGGAGTATGGATAAAAAAAGGAAATAATAATATAATACTAAATGTAACTGTTAAAGAAAAACATGTAGTTCAAGATATTTTGGACTGTTATGAGACAAAAGCACATACCAGTAACAGGAGTTGAAGTTTGGTGCATTTGAGCTTGAGAGTTTGACGCAGAAATAGGTGTGCTGCTACAATAGCCTGCAGAGAAAAAAGTTAACAAAATTTGTCTATAATATTACATATTATACAACACAGGTAGAACACCTTTCATTTGTAGAGGAGTCGTACTGTTGCACATTTGAGATTCATTGATCGTAGGTCGGAGAATATTTCCAATTTCAGGTTTCCTTAATGTTACATTACTCGTTGTAACAGATGAACTGTTAACACTTGAGAAGGGAAGACCTAAATCATAATTAAAGCTATTATTAGACAACTTAAAATTTCAGGTACCATTACGATTACCTAGAAGGACAGAATAATTTAAGACAAAGGTGCATTAATACCATTATGGAGTGCAAAGTTGGAAATACCTTTATGATTAGCAAAGTTGGAAACATCTGACAGAGGAAATCTATTAGGAGCCGAGTCTAAATATGATTTGTATACATTTGCACTATGTGAGTTACTTGATTGCACATAACTACTTTATAAGATAAAAAGCATTAATTTGATATTCAAGAAATATATGATGCATTCGTATTTAGATATAATATACGTACGAACTCAATTCTGAATTGGAATGCTGATTAGTGGAGTTCTGTCCTCCATTTGGGTCAGTGAAATCCACAATTGAAACAGGAGACTCTGAATAATTTTTAACCAAAAAACTATTAATAATCCTTAAAGAGataacaactacaataacatgaCCTTCCACAGAATAAAACACACTATTTACTTAAATCTTTAACCATAATCAATTACATCAACAAATTATATCAAACATTATCATCCAACAAACCAAATGATAAAAGCTTAAATATTTACCTTTGACAATAACATTACTGATATTCGGGGAGGGTAAAATGTTACAGTTGTCTTTGTTTCCTAAATAATTCTTCCTGTATTTTCGTGTGTGGGAACTCTCTTCATGATAAAGAATAAACATTGGGAATCCATAAAGAAAAAGAATAGTAGCACACATCTATATCAGTACATACCTCAAAAATCTTGAAGAGTACGAAAACTATTAAACGACAGATGATTATAACTTGCCTTTAAGTAGTAAGGACAAAATTCAGTACATAAATTAAAAAAGAAGATGAGTAATTAAGTACACGAAAGAACACAATTTCAAAATTATACCTCTTTCATTGACGGAATTAGATAGTAGAACAACTAAGAAACAGAAAATCAGAGGAAATGAGGACATAAAATATCAAAGCTTTGGAATGAAAAGAACAAACTAATTTCGAAGTCCTGGGGTATAAACCTGCAAAATAACTTAAACATGGTAAAGAAAATGAACAACTTAAACACCTAAATAACATAAACATGGTAGAGAAAAAATAATCAAACTTTATGTATAGATTTATGTATAGATTTATGTATAGATTAAATACCTCACAAACTACGAAAGATTAGAAGATCAGATCATGGTTTACAGAATCATTGGGTTTGATGTATGAAAGAGAAGAGAGAGATATATTGGTTTCAAAAATGTACACAAAATTTGAATTATCGGGATGTGTGCATCAAAATGGGTTGTGTTTGCTGTTTGAAAGTAAATGGAAGTAtgtttttaactatttttaaTGGCATTTTGTGTAAATATATATGAAGTCCTGGGGTATGGGGTGTAAAAAGCCTTGAAATTTGTGAAATCAGGATTTATGATATATATAGATGGTATTGCATCAATCTTATCTAGGGATTCCACAGTACTTATAGATAATCGAGTGTTTTTAAACTATCTATCATATATGTAAAGTATGTAATTACACATTTAATCCTTCAGAATTTCAAGCCTACTTACTAGATTTATATACAGAAACTGATTGTAATGAACACTTATACACACAGTAGCAAGTAACTCATAGAGGTGATAGCTATACTGATTTGACAGTTATATTATATCTTTACATAACAACTCATGTTTTGTAATTAATCAGATAAGTAGTTTAAACAATAATTGATCATCCATCCATACTCTTAATTATTTATACAAAGTATATTTTAGGTGAAGCTTTATTATAATTACAGAATTATTATGATCAAGGACACAAACCAGAGTTATTCTCTTAGCTAATATTGTCACGTAATCATTCACACATTTAGCATAGAGAAGAATGACAGAGTCTTTATACATAAGTTTCATTCAAGATTAATAACTCAGACTTTTCCAAATTCACCTTAAACTATGTATATGATTCTTTAACAAATTAAAGCAGTTAATCCATAAGTCATCTGATTAATTCAACAACATTTGATTTAGTATaggttttaaattttaaaaacagaTTTCAAACAGATTACCAGATTTAGATTACACAAATATATATCAATTAAATCCAGCTCTGAATGATTAACAATAAATTTCAGCACAACTAGTTTGCTTTTTAGTGTACTTAA
This sequence is a window from Apium graveolens cultivar Ventura chromosome 9, ASM990537v1, whole genome shotgun sequence. Protein-coding genes within it:
- the LOC141685257 gene encoding uncharacterized protein LOC141685257, with the protein product MEKSEKKLEWISSVHPLLMALQYPILFPFGEDGYHDEITYVDSETQTKKKRKRITMKEYYSYRLQVRKNEGLHVRLAGRLYQQYVVNAFSCIEQARLWWLRTHQTNLRSDLYSTLAKKVVNGWTDATNVGKGFVLRANFLGSKRYMQQNFQDALAVCRVVGHPDIFPTMTCNSQWTEIKEMMNSLPGCSAHDSPDIIARVMYVVEFQKLGLPHVHMLIWLDGDSKRNLTANVDKYVTAEIPDPITDPVAYDAVRNLMIHGPCGLYCRETYFDQSGFPIYKRRNTGLSVMKGTCVLDNQWVLPYNRDLLVKYNFHMNVEICCHARSLKYLFKYCLKGHDRATVEISSQRRESTNQEESVDEISSYFDGRYICASEAAYRIFSFPIHYRSISVLRLSFHLPGERSCTFTEKDNLEKVVRREQYKQSQLEAFFRLNQNDMYSKQFTYDEIPQYYVWNETDRIWTMRKKGNQIGRLLYTHHNAGELWYLRLLLPNVRGPTSFDALKTVNGVCCRTFKEACKQLGLLDDDNEWHSVLKDCSNGSFP